One genomic segment of Catalinimonas alkaloidigena includes these proteins:
- a CDS encoding glycosyltransferase, which yields MSPYRKKKLLIVSISAPPKNAPESLQAAKYFKYLSYEDFNTTLITSKISDGWRPNDDTLKPYLKNIHKVIEIPIWPNRYIHALTSLLCPFLLEKPDGDAPFHWRYQQVKKKLKNDEPDIIYSRSTPISSSILALKLKMNYKVPWVMHLSDPWVDNPYLNLKKKGKSYNKKKESLCFKYADRVTVTSKKTLELYQEKYPEHTDKLLLYPNVYDPDLLNEIDLTLNEKLTFVHTGRLYESRNVKSMLSAIEKFISRNPAAQGHVDFIFAGFADEKNKQIMTNCSLGCVKYLGALPFDKSLYLQRSAHVLINIDSDEQDSRFQLFFPSKLLDYFVAKKTMLCITAEGSTTYDLIEDKYGRCFTHDDIEGLADYITVCYEKFVLGDKQFFYNADVPTEFSASVNGKRLSTLLKEL from the coding sequence ATGTCTCCTTACAGAAAAAAAAAATTACTGATCGTAAGTATATCGGCTCCGCCCAAAAATGCCCCTGAAAGTTTGCAAGCTGCCAAATATTTTAAATATCTTTCTTATGAAGATTTTAACACTACTTTAATTACTTCTAAAATAAGTGATGGTTGGCGGCCTAATGATGATACATTAAAACCTTATTTAAAAAATATACACAAAGTTATTGAAATACCTATCTGGCCTAATCGGTATATACATGCTCTTACTAGCTTGTTGTGCCCTTTTCTTTTAGAGAAACCTGATGGTGATGCCCCTTTCCACTGGCGTTATCAACAAGTGAAAAAAAAGTTAAAAAACGATGAGCCAGATATAATATATTCAAGATCAACCCCTATAAGTTCATCTATCTTAGCATTAAAGCTTAAAATGAATTACAAAGTGCCCTGGGTGATGCATCTTAGTGATCCTTGGGTGGATAATCCTTATTTGAACCTTAAAAAAAAAGGTAAGTCATATAATAAAAAAAAGGAATCGCTTTGCTTTAAATATGCTGATAGAGTAACTGTTACCTCAAAAAAAACTTTGGAGCTTTATCAGGAGAAGTATCCAGAACATACAGACAAATTATTGTTATATCCTAATGTATATGACCCCGATCTACTAAATGAAATAGATTTAACTTTAAATGAAAAGTTGACATTTGTGCATACAGGGAGACTATATGAGAGTAGGAACGTAAAGTCTATGCTTAGTGCTATTGAGAAGTTTATTTCCAGGAATCCTGCGGCTCAGGGTCATGTAGATTTCATATTTGCTGGTTTTGCTGATGAAAAAAACAAACAAATCATGACAAATTGTAGCCTTGGTTGTGTAAAATATTTAGGGGCACTGCCTTTTGATAAATCTCTGTATTTACAGCGAAGTGCACATGTTTTAATAAATATTGATAGTGATGAGCAAGATAGTAGGTTTCAGCTTTTTTTTCCTTCTAAACTATTGGACTATTTTGTGGCTAAAAAGACGATGTTATGCATAACAGCAGAAGGGTCTACTACCTATGATCTCATTGAAGACAAATACGGCCGTTGCTTTACTCATGATGATATAGAGGGATTGGCAGATTATATCACAGTTTGTTATGAAAAGTTTGTATTAGGTGATAAACAGTTTTTCTATAATGCAGATGTTCCTACTGAGTTTTCAGCAAGCGTAAATGGAAAAAGGTTAAGCACACTTCTAAAAGAATTATGA
- the wecB gene encoding non-hydrolyzing UDP-N-acetylglucosamine 2-epimerase encodes MKKIAIVVGTRPEAIKLIPLYLALKKNENYNVILISTGQHQKMLNQIFDFFETTPNYDLGVMVHNQTLTSLTAKLLLKLGSLFEDIKPDAVIVQGDTTTCLTGALAAYYQQIRVVHIEAGLRTGNKFAPFPEEVNRKLVADIADMHFPPTHRALHALKQENINESVYVVGNTVVDSLLIAKEKIYKQENKYKILFKYALCTYERLILITCHRRESFGTGLNSICQAIKSLAILFPNFSFFFPVHLNPNIQRIVNEILCEIDNVFLSSPLPYDQMVYLMNEAYLIMTDSGGIQEEAPSLKKPVMIMRETTERPEGVEAGCSVLVGTNKSVIEKAFLRILNDPDVYDNMSKGNNPYGDGKASLHIVKYIDQLW; translated from the coding sequence ATGAAAAAAATTGCCATAGTAGTAGGTACCCGACCAGAAGCAATCAAATTGATTCCGCTATACTTAGCCCTTAAGAAAAATGAAAATTATAACGTAATTCTGATTTCTACAGGACAGCATCAGAAAATGCTTAATCAGATTTTTGATTTTTTTGAAACTACTCCAAATTATGATTTGGGTGTAATGGTTCACAATCAAACGCTAACATCACTTACAGCAAAGCTTTTACTAAAACTCGGAAGTTTATTTGAAGACATAAAGCCTGATGCAGTAATTGTGCAGGGGGATACAACTACCTGTCTGACAGGGGCTTTAGCTGCGTACTACCAACAAATTAGAGTAGTTCATATAGAGGCAGGTTTAAGAACAGGAAATAAATTTGCTCCTTTTCCTGAAGAAGTCAACAGGAAGTTAGTAGCCGATATTGCTGATATGCATTTTCCTCCAACTCATAGAGCATTACATGCTCTTAAGCAAGAGAATATCAATGAAAGTGTTTATGTAGTAGGAAATACTGTGGTGGATAGTTTATTGATTGCTAAAGAGAAAATATATAAACAAGAAAATAAGTATAAAATACTCTTCAAGTATGCTCTGTGTACGTACGAACGACTTATTTTGATTACTTGCCACAGAAGGGAAAGCTTTGGTACCGGCCTTAATAGTATTTGCCAAGCAATTAAGAGCTTAGCTATTCTTTTCCCAAACTTTTCATTTTTTTTTCCAGTCCACCTAAATCCCAATATTCAAAGAATTGTTAACGAGATTCTGTGTGAAATAGACAATGTTTTTTTAAGCTCTCCTCTTCCTTATGATCAGATGGTTTATTTGATGAATGAAGCATACTTAATCATGACAGACTCTGGAGGTATACAAGAAGAAGCTCCCAGCTTAAAAAAGCCTGTTATGATAATGAGAGAGACTACTGAGAGGCCGGAAGGTGTGGAGGCAGGTTGTAGTGTACTTGTAGGTACCAATAAATCTGTAATAGAAAAAGCTTTTTTGAGGATACTTAATGACCCGGATGTCTATGATAACATGAGCAAAGGCAATAATCCTTATGGAGATGGTAAGGCCTCTTTGCATATTGTAAAATATATTGATCAATTGTGGTGA
- a CDS encoding glycosyltransferase, producing MKRNILLVIPNLGFGGAQRDFSKLSIELAKKYCIYVCVFNKIGGVDFPLGGKLIDMSVSGGGSVFKKLLNFIKRVKKLKAIKQAYEIDATISYLEGANYVNVLSKSNDKIIISIRGSQQYDETIKGFLGWLRKNIFIKLLYSRADKLVALNYGISKELTDIYKINADKVNIIRNYFDLEEIRIKSKENLSGELANFFDGFIICTAGRLAPEKGYFHLMNVVAEVRKVKANIKLLIIGDGPLKYQLFEYAKQLGLKPYAEWNERHPFSIDETQLLFTGYENNPFKFIAKSQLFTITSSSEGGPNILSEAMICNVPVISVDCPSGPREKLSKNCERPSKSITKAECSDYGILMPVFEQNNRQPIQEWIRVISELVDNKDILSRYVKRANQMIARYDISLMSKAWEKVM from the coding sequence GTGAAAAGAAATATACTCTTAGTTATTCCTAATCTGGGATTTGGAGGAGCGCAGCGAGATTTTAGTAAATTAAGTATAGAGCTTGCTAAAAAATATTGCATTTACGTATGCGTATTCAATAAAATTGGGGGCGTAGATTTTCCTCTTGGAGGCAAATTAATTGATATGTCAGTTTCTGGAGGGGGTAGTGTTTTTAAAAAGTTGCTGAATTTTATTAAACGAGTAAAAAAGTTAAAGGCAATAAAACAAGCATACGAAATTGATGCTACTATTAGCTATTTAGAGGGGGCTAATTATGTTAATGTCTTGTCTAAATCAAATGATAAAATTATCATTAGTATTCGAGGTAGTCAACAGTATGATGAAACCATAAAAGGCTTTTTAGGCTGGTTACGCAAAAATATTTTTATTAAGCTACTTTATTCCAGAGCAGATAAATTGGTTGCACTAAATTATGGAATTAGTAAAGAGTTGACCGATATTTATAAAATTAATGCTGATAAGGTGAATATTATCAGGAACTATTTTGATCTTGAAGAGATACGAATTAAGTCTAAAGAAAATTTGAGTGGTGAATTGGCTAATTTTTTTGATGGCTTTATTATTTGTACAGCGGGTAGGCTAGCACCTGAAAAAGGTTACTTTCATCTAATGAATGTAGTAGCAGAGGTAAGAAAAGTAAAGGCTAATATTAAACTTTTGATCATAGGTGACGGCCCATTAAAGTATCAGCTATTTGAATATGCTAAACAATTAGGTTTGAAGCCCTATGCAGAGTGGAATGAGAGGCATCCATTTAGTATAGATGAAACCCAATTGTTATTTACCGGATATGAAAATAATCCCTTTAAATTTATAGCCAAAAGTCAACTGTTCACTATTACCTCCTCTAGTGAAGGAGGGCCTAACATTCTGTCTGAAGCCATGATATGTAATGTGCCAGTAATTTCAGTAGATTGTCCGAGTGGGCCTAGAGAAAAACTGTCAAAAAATTGTGAAAGGCCGAGCAAAAGTATTACAAAAGCAGAATGTAGTGATTATGGAATTTTAATGCCTGTTTTTGAACAAAATAATAGACAGCCGATCCAAGAATGGATAAGAGTAATTTCAGAATTAGTAGATAATAAAGATATACTTAGTCGATATGTAAAACGAGCAAATCAAATGATTGCGCGATATGATATATCGTTAATGAGTAAGGCATGGGAAAAAGTAATGTAG
- a CDS encoding polysaccharide pyruvyl transferase family protein, translating to MGKSNVACKSECKKILIKGYYGFGNLGDDILMMTSYSFLKEKYPDATYYVFSNNDDEVFRQYIYKLLNKEVLIIDWKSQENFDIIWRGGGGVFFDFKTGKLKDLIINLSIKLMGIYSYKTLFNLYKKLTKQKNISTKRQLGIGIGLGKHTLSSRKFRDHCIELANFNALIVRDSISISYLKKLKFKKFYSQRTDLAFFCNAWEQRSLKSNNGVFHNKIGFVLRDWNYEDITAEDNIFQVALQLQEKGIQTSFFSFDESGDAHVIEKAKQLNFIVYVWNPNNISLSDYLEYLALNSLLITARAHGAIIGNCLQIPSICLAIEPKLVQVHQMLSISTELINPPFLNEELLHSVNKIILSYQSYFEATLVDFYKNKQMINKGFDEISNFF from the coding sequence ATGGGAAAAAGTAATGTAGCATGTAAATCAGAGTGTAAAAAAATTTTAATCAAAGGATACTATGGGTTTGGGAATTTAGGTGATGATATCTTAATGATGACCTCATATTCCTTTTTAAAGGAAAAATATCCAGATGCTACCTATTACGTTTTTAGCAATAATGATGATGAAGTTTTCAGGCAGTATATATATAAGTTACTAAACAAGGAAGTACTAATCATTGATTGGAAGAGTCAGGAAAACTTTGATATAATATGGAGAGGAGGAGGGGGAGTCTTCTTTGACTTTAAAACAGGAAAACTCAAGGACCTTATAATAAATTTATCCATCAAATTAATGGGGATTTATTCATATAAGACTCTTTTTAATTTATATAAAAAACTAACTAAGCAAAAAAATATTAGTACCAAAAGACAATTGGGAATTGGTATAGGATTAGGGAAGCACACATTATCTTCCAGAAAATTTAGAGATCATTGTATAGAGCTTGCTAATTTCAATGCATTAATAGTCAGGGATTCTATTAGTATAAGTTATTTGAAGAAGCTAAAATTTAAAAAGTTTTATAGTCAGCGCACGGATTTAGCTTTTTTTTGTAATGCTTGGGAGCAGAGAAGTTTGAAGAGTAATAATGGGGTTTTCCACAACAAGATAGGTTTTGTACTAAGAGATTGGAATTACGAAGATATAACTGCTGAGGATAACATATTTCAAGTGGCATTGCAGTTACAAGAAAAAGGAATACAAACTAGTTTTTTTTCTTTTGATGAAAGTGGAGATGCTCATGTAATTGAAAAAGCAAAACAATTAAATTTTATTGTTTATGTCTGGAATCCTAATAATATTTCTTTGAGTGACTACTTGGAATATTTGGCATTAAACTCTTTGCTAATCACTGCAAGAGCACATGGTGCTATTATTGGTAATTGTTTACAAATCCCCAGCATATGTCTAGCTATTGAACCAAAACTTGTACAAGTTCACCAAATGTTGTCAATATCCACGGAATTGATTAATCCTCCCTTCTTAAATGAGGAGTTACTTCATTCAGTTAATAAAATTATTTTAAGCTATCAATCTTATTTTGAAGCCACATTGGTGGATTTCTACAAAAACAAACAAATGATTAATAAAGGTTTTGATGAGATAAGTAACTTCTTTTGA
- a CDS encoding glycosyltransferase family 4 protein, which translates to MVNEKDKPVVLVIENSIDTTGAFKAILNYAIYARASYEFIFVLPRKSSLIQRVKKERFRVETLPFLEIRKHPIHIFLYLPLLIMNAIRLKRLVHRYQVNLVHVNDFYNLVAVVVKMLGGHFALLTHVRFMPDRFPWLLVKIWISLNLKYSERIICVSEAVRKCLKDHPKIHVIYDGLSNTISKRVKSKKDDGLIKLLYLAHYIPGKGQDFALQAFFKAYQQNPKLRLRFVGGDMGKKKNQLYKEYLKTQSIVLEIEQVVTFAGPATNIEHEFAKADIALNFSESESFSFTCLEALLNAVPLVASDSGGPSELFEAGKSGVLVSNRNVDEMTNAILYLTKDNNLRKTYAQEGFQYVSHKFAKSNTLEVLKEAYNQILP; encoded by the coding sequence ATGGTAAACGAAAAAGACAAGCCCGTAGTCTTGGTCATAGAGAATTCCATAGATACTACCGGTGCATTTAAAGCAATTTTAAATTATGCTATTTATGCCAGAGCATCATATGAATTTATATTTGTACTCCCACGAAAAAGCAGTTTAATACAAAGGGTGAAAAAAGAGAGGTTTAGAGTTGAAACGCTTCCTTTTTTAGAAATCAGGAAGCATCCAATTCATATCTTTCTTTATCTTCCTTTACTTATCATGAATGCAATTCGGCTAAAGCGATTAGTACACCGTTATCAGGTAAACTTGGTGCATGTCAATGACTTTTATAATCTAGTAGCTGTAGTAGTAAAAATGCTAGGCGGGCATTTTGCTTTATTGACCCATGTTCGTTTTATGCCAGACAGATTTCCATGGCTCCTGGTAAAAATATGGATAAGCCTTAATTTGAAATACAGCGAACGTATCATTTGCGTATCAGAAGCTGTGAGAAAATGTCTGAAAGATCATCCTAAAATCCATGTCATTTATGATGGTCTAAGCAATACTATTTCGAAAAGGGTAAAATCAAAAAAGGATGACGGGCTTATCAAATTACTTTATTTAGCACACTATATTCCTGGTAAAGGTCAGGACTTCGCACTACAAGCTTTTTTCAAAGCTTATCAACAAAACCCTAAACTTCGGCTTCGCTTTGTAGGAGGCGATATGGGAAAGAAAAAGAACCAATTATATAAAGAATATTTAAAAACACAATCTATAGTATTAGAAATTGAGCAGGTAGTAACTTTTGCCGGTCCAGCCACGAATATTGAACACGAATTTGCCAAAGCAGATATTGCTCTAAATTTTTCTGAATCTGAATCTTTTTCCTTCACCTGTCTGGAAGCTTTGTTAAATGCCGTTCCTCTTGTAGCTTCTGATAGTGGGGGACCATCTGAACTATTTGAAGCTGGAAAGTCTGGCGTTTTAGTATCCAACAGGAATGTAGATGAGATGACCAACGCAATACTATATTTAACAAAGGACAATAATTTGAGAAAAACTTACGCACAGGAAGGTTTTCAGTATGTTAGCCATAAATTTGCAAAAAGTAATACCTTAGAAGTTCTCAAAGAAGCTTATAATCAGATATTACCTTAA
- a CDS encoding PKD domain-containing protein — MVEFTAPDTVCIRENIRVENSSTGAIKYEWDFCMLDVYELPTQETVLEHSLINRIASIDLVQQEGIWYGLAVDDANGNIIRLVFKDGLDSVPTLENLGDFNQFDRPVDIDIINDNGNWLAILADFGSSALGMLNFGSDLNNIPTAHDLGDFSILNQPRSLEVENDNGNWVGIISNAAGKSITLINWGVSILSSPNPPIINRVIGVSLYSVDIIYTNSGWYGLTSSRDNSAVYRLVFGTSLFKIPNVIGMSTLPQWPGGISLIEDEGRYVGFINGLAGDLYRFNFGNSMANNTGYKKVNDLIDFKLRFNFNIIKDKGTISLYSSEVQSNKIDKLTFHKQCDQSTDYSEEVEPEIAYQSTGNKNIRLTISNDNCTIDSTFSIYVKEDIAPTLDIQAGDICEGSTTQLTFSTENTDNIISQLWTIENTTFTEDTINYTFPSPGTYPVTLEVETADGCGQRVTKDITIYEPPEPEFVVDKEVICTNGEIAFQNLTDTKGADEIITYTWDFNGEGSSTEANPTFAFSSGGSKTVSLTASIPGCSNTYDTTFVVEQGPVVDFSTPPQICQGDEVTFENLTAGENITGFSWNFGDGGTYSSTALESPSYVYDSAGTYIASLEVNNTVGCANSLSKTITIYARPQAAFTADIACAGAPTQFIDESTTGINSNVVAWEWSFGDGGEAAPEGTAQEGRSQARNPQYTYALPGVYDATLVVLTSAGCTDTLSQEIVVESAVQADFSTQTLCPSDSNPFTVQFTDMSTVNDDEEISEWLWTINGENFVIANPEYAFEEPGTYQVSLTVFSATACNASVTKNITINTPPTPDFSFVANCAGQAISFSNESLSEEVEISEYRWDFGGLGVSYEENPAFVFEEAGNYQVSFSLETSEGCEYTYSQEVSVPAAPQAAFTADVVYGGVPLTVNFSNTSTDADSLSWDFGGAASSNEANPSYTFSEPGIYTVSLEVQSDLGCTDVYRETVEVVAPSYDLQLQRISLLSEEGDPNISLLLTMRNLSNLTVSDFDISITLDEVLTITESFEGSLEPGEIINYPLDFTISSQLNQDIDLRYICTRLSALPDEKNITNNRTCLSLNNTLSVMSPHPNPSSERVMVEMVLPQKDIVRFSLLTTKGELVENIVFNDTKVGLNTFEIDVSKMITGNYLLQVGYSDHSETYRLMVGP; from the coding sequence GTGGTTGAATTCACGGCACCAGATACGGTTTGTATAAGAGAGAATATCAGGGTTGAAAATAGTAGTACAGGTGCAATAAAATATGAATGGGATTTTTGCATGCTGGATGTTTATGAGCTACCTACACAAGAAACAGTATTGGAACATAGTCTTATTAATAGAATTGCTTCAATAGATTTGGTACAACAAGAGGGTATTTGGTATGGGCTTGCAGTAGATGATGCCAATGGCAATATCATTAGACTGGTATTTAAGGATGGATTAGATAGCGTACCAACTCTTGAGAACCTTGGGGATTTTAATCAATTTGACCGTCCTGTTGATATTGATATTATTAATGATAATGGTAATTGGTTAGCGATACTTGCAGATTTTGGTAGTTCAGCTCTAGGCATGCTAAATTTTGGGAGTGACTTGAATAATATTCCTACAGCTCATGATTTAGGAGATTTTAGCATACTTAACCAACCCAGAAGTCTTGAGGTAGAAAATGATAATGGTAATTGGGTGGGAATAATAAGCAATGCTGCTGGAAAAAGCATTACTCTTATCAATTGGGGTGTGTCAATTTTATCTAGTCCAAACCCTCCAATAATAAATCGTGTAATAGGAGTAAGTTTATACAGTGTTGACATAATTTATACTAATTCAGGTTGGTATGGATTAACATCCTCAAGGGATAATTCAGCGGTTTACAGATTAGTTTTTGGTACAAGTTTATTTAAAATACCAAATGTAATCGGTATGTCTACTCTACCTCAATGGCCGGGAGGAATATCCTTAATTGAGGATGAAGGGAGGTATGTCGGGTTTATTAATGGATTAGCTGGGGACTTGTATAGATTTAATTTTGGCAACAGTATGGCTAATAATACTGGCTATAAAAAAGTAAATGACTTAATTGATTTTAAACTAAGATTCAATTTTAACATAATAAAAGACAAAGGAACAATCTCTCTTTATTCATCAGAGGTTCAGTCAAATAAAATAGATAAGCTAACCTTTCACAAACAGTGTGATCAATCTACTGATTATTCAGAAGAAGTTGAGCCTGAAATTGCTTATCAGTCAACAGGTAATAAAAATATAAGACTAACTATATCTAATGATAACTGTACAATAGACTCAACCTTTTCTATTTACGTTAAAGAAGATATTGCCCCCACGCTTGATATTCAGGCAGGAGATATTTGCGAAGGAAGTACTACACAGTTAACTTTTTCAACTGAAAATACTGATAATATTATAAGCCAGCTTTGGACTATTGAAAATACTACATTCACTGAGGATACTATCAACTACACCTTTCCCTCACCTGGCACCTACCCTGTCACCCTGGAAGTAGAGACTGCTGATGGCTGTGGGCAGCGGGTGACGAAAGACATCACCATTTATGAGCCGCCGGAGCCTGAGTTTGTGGTGGATAAGGAGGTCATTTGCACTAATGGGGAGATTGCTTTTCAGAACCTTACGGATACCAAAGGGGCGGATGAAATTATCACCTACACATGGGATTTTAACGGAGAAGGGAGTTCTACCGAAGCTAATCCTACTTTTGCCTTTAGCAGCGGAGGGAGTAAAACAGTCAGCCTTACGGCCAGCATACCCGGCTGCTCCAATACCTATGATACTACCTTCGTGGTAGAGCAGGGGCCGGTGGTAGATTTCAGTACGCCACCTCAGATCTGCCAGGGCGATGAAGTCACTTTTGAAAATCTTACTGCTGGTGAAAACATTACGGGCTTTAGCTGGAATTTTGGGGATGGGGGCACTTATAGCAGTACAGCATTGGAAAGTCCCAGCTATGTCTATGATTCTGCCGGTACCTATATTGCTAGCCTGGAGGTAAATAATACTGTGGGCTGCGCCAATAGCCTGAGCAAAACCATCACCATCTACGCCCGTCCGCAGGCGGCTTTTACCGCGGATATCGCCTGTGCGGGAGCGCCTACCCAGTTTATAGATGAGAGTACCACCGGCATCAATTCCAATGTGGTGGCCTGGGAATGGAGTTTTGGTGACGGTGGAGAGGCCGCCCCGGAGGGGACCGCCCAGGAGGGGCGTTCACAGGCACGTAATCCGCAGTATACCTATGCCTTGCCAGGTGTTTACGACGCGACCCTGGTCGTGCTTACCAGCGCCGGCTGTACCGATACCCTGAGTCAGGAGATCGTCGTAGAATCCGCGGTGCAGGCAGATTTCAGTACCCAGACGCTTTGCCCTTCAGATTCGAATCCTTTTACAGTTCAGTTCACCGATATGTCGACAGTCAATGATGATGAAGAGATAAGTGAGTGGCTGTGGACCATCAACGGAGAGAACTTTGTCATCGCCAATCCTGAGTATGCTTTTGAAGAGCCGGGTACTTATCAGGTATCGCTGACGGTCTTCTCGGCTACCGCCTGTAATGCGTCGGTCACTAAAAACATCACCATAAATACGCCTCCCACGCCTGACTTTAGCTTCGTCGCCAATTGTGCGGGGCAAGCCATAAGCTTTAGTAATGAAAGCCTCAGTGAGGAGGTAGAAATCAGCGAGTACCGCTGGGACTTTGGAGGACTGGGTGTCAGCTATGAGGAAAATCCTGCCTTTGTGTTTGAGGAAGCGGGTAACTATCAGGTAAGCTTTAGCCTGGAGACTAGTGAAGGCTGTGAATATACCTATAGTCAGGAAGTAAGTGTGCCTGCCGCGCCACAGGCAGCTTTTACTGCCGATGTGGTCTATGGAGGAGTTCCGCTGACGGTAAACTTTAGCAATACCAGCACTGATGCAGATAGCTTAAGCTGGGATTTTGGAGGAGCAGCCAGCTCAAATGAAGCCAATCCTTCCTATACTTTTAGCGAGCCGGGCATTTATACAGTCTCTTTGGAGGTTCAATCTGATCTGGGCTGTACCGATGTTTATCGCGAAACTGTAGAAGTTGTGGCACCTTCCTATGACCTGCAATTGCAAAGAATAAGTTTGTTGTCTGAAGAAGGTGATCCCAATATCAGCCTATTATTGACCATGCGGAACCTGAGCAATCTGACCGTCAGCGATTTTGACATCTCCATTACCCTGGACGAAGTGCTGACCATCACGGAATCTTTTGAGGGAAGTCTGGAGCCGGGCGAGATCATCAATTATCCTCTGGACTTTACGATATCTTCCCAGCTCAATCAGGATATTGACCTGCGTTACATATGTACCAGGCTTTCGGCATTGCCGGATGAAAAAAATATTACCAATAACCGTACATGCCTAAGCCTCAACAACACCCTTAGTGTGATGTCTCCACACCCCAATCCTTCCTCTGAGAGGGTTATGGTAGAAATGGTGTTGCCCCAGAAGGACATAGTCCGTTTCAGCCTGCTGACCACAAAAGGCGAATTGGTAGAAAATATCGTTTTTAACGATACTAAAGTCGGCCTTAATACGTTTGAGATTGATGTGTCAAAGATGATCACAGGGAATTATCTCTTGCAGGTAGGCTATTCGGATCACTCAGAAACCTACCGCCTGATGGTGGGGCCTTAA
- a CDS encoding Lrp/AsnC family transcriptional regulator — protein sequence MTTSPKLDKVDRKILEILQRNAKITNAQLSKEIGLSPAPTLERVKKLEQSGVIDSYHAKLNTSKIGLGISTFVQIKLTGHDKESIKTFINAINKIDEVIECHHVTGSSDFILRVIAKDIASYQQLMLDKVNEVPVVDSLQSLVILSTFKDSKTLPVPEDEKVKV from the coding sequence ATGACAACAAGTCCGAAGTTAGATAAGGTAGACCGGAAGATATTGGAGATATTACAGCGGAACGCTAAAATCACCAATGCCCAGCTTTCAAAAGAAATTGGTTTATCTCCGGCGCCTACCCTGGAGCGTGTAAAAAAACTTGAGCAATCAGGCGTAATTGATAGCTATCATGCCAAATTAAATACCTCTAAAATAGGTTTAGGCATCAGCACTTTTGTGCAAATTAAGCTTACAGGACACGACAAAGAGAGTATTAAGACATTTATTAATGCGATTAACAAGATTGACGAGGTCATTGAGTGCCATCACGTTACAGGTTCCAGTGATTTTATTCTCAGAGTTATAGCCAAGGATATCGCTTCCTATCAGCAACTGATGTTGGATAAGGTTAACGAAGTTCCTGTAGTGGATAGTCTTCAGTCACTGGTCATATTATCTACTTTCAAAGACAGTAAGACTCTTCCTGTACCTGAAGATGAGAAAGTGAAAGTATAA
- a CDS encoding phosphoribosyltransferase family protein: MVTETSESPRIILNADQIQQKIRRIAYEIYERNFKDQQLILAGIVDRGFALAERIGHELNAISHFKYEGSPSSPDAHTEASLQLVKIHLEKFTEKQCEVKLDYPIEQLDGKRIILVDDVLNTGRTLAYSMRPFLERNISQMEIAVLVNRSHSKFPVVANYTGYELATTLEEHIEVILDGKTDAVHLK, encoded by the coding sequence ATGGTAACTGAAACAAGCGAATCGCCTCGTATTATTCTAAATGCGGATCAGATACAACAAAAGATCAGACGTATTGCCTATGAAATTTATGAACGTAACTTCAAAGATCAGCAACTGATACTGGCCGGTATAGTAGATCGTGGCTTTGCACTGGCTGAGCGAATAGGCCATGAGCTGAATGCGATCAGTCATTTTAAGTACGAAGGAAGTCCCTCCTCACCTGATGCGCATACCGAAGCTAGTCTACAGTTGGTGAAAATTCATCTGGAAAAGTTTACGGAAAAGCAATGTGAAGTGAAATTGGACTACCCCATAGAACAACTGGATGGTAAGCGGATTATATTGGTTGATGATGTGCTTAATACCGGAAGAACGTTGGCTTATAGTATGCGTCCGTTTTTAGAAAGAAATATCAGTCAGATGGAGATCGCGGTACTGGTCAACCGCAGTCATAGTAAGTTTCCTGTAGTCGCTAACTATACAGGCTATGAACTAGCCACTACCTTAGAAGAACATATAGAAGTCATACTGGATGGAAAAACTGATGCCGTGCACTTAAAATAA